From the genome of Nicotiana sylvestris chromosome 2, ASM39365v2, whole genome shotgun sequence, one region includes:
- the LOC138885700 gene encoding uncharacterized protein, with protein sequence MKDVLYKKDELIKVLKEDLGKLKHELDRTCKWNKASDALSWLQEHHSSNKRGLGYGTQAPKWDSRSKYLTLPENKSAHTVARLAITKMNVMQNKSQSKERSLCSREKQVVWVQVKGRSQIWYMDNGCSKHMTGNKDQFLSLEDLKGGNVSFGNVKKGEIIGVGKVGKTDSHSIENVYLIDDLKYSLISVSQLCDRGNLVAFNSTKCFVINLATDKIVLQEKRVNNIYIVDLYTLSENELTCLSMLVNDPFLWHKRLAHASLNQLNKLVSKDLEHENKAIGLVKELTESPVQVKVASKEGSGDRTGPSNQGNLTGGTSQGEIESNPLEELVHEPVPQNKLDKDGTVTRNKARPVVQGYSQEEGIDYDETFTPVARLEAIRLLIAFAAHIEFTLNQMNVKSSFLNGHLKEEVFVKQPPGFESKECTEHVYKLDKALYGLKQAPRAWYERLSKFLLEHGYKRGKIDSTLFLREKGKDLLVVQIYMDDITFGATIDRLSKDFAKLIDSEFEMSMMGELNFFLGLQIKQSPNGTMIHQQKYTKELIKTFKMEESKEIDTPIATATKLDIDEPGSSVDQKLYRGMIGSLLYLTASRPDIVFSVGLCARFLVDRKSTSGMAHLLGSCLVSWATKKQNFVALSTAEAEYVVAASCCAQLLWFKQ encoded by the exons atgaaagatgtATTGTATAAGAAAGATGAACTCATCAAAGTCCTGAAGGAAGATTTGGGAAAGTtgaaacatgaactagacagaacttgcaagtggaacaaggcttctgatgcactctctTGGCTGCAAGagcatcacagtagcaacaaaagaggacttggctatgggactcaAGCTCCAAAATGGGACTCTAGAAGCAAGTatctcactcttcctgaaaataaatctgcacacactgtggcaagactggccattacaaaaatgaatgtaatgcaaaataAAAGCCAGTCAAAAGAACGAagtctttgttcaagagaaaaacaagttgtCTGG gtccaagtgaaaggGAGGAGCCAAATATGGTATATGGAtaatggctgctcaaaacatatgactgggaacaaggaccagttcctttcacttgaggacttaaaaggaggtaatgtctcctttggtaatgtaaagaaaggtgagatcattggggttggaaaggtaggcaaAACAGATTCTCATTCCATAGAGAATGTCTACCTGATAGAtgacttgaaatatagcctaataagtgtgtcacaattgtgtgacagaggtaatctTGTAGCTTTTAactctaccaaatgctttgtgattaaccttgccactgacaagattgttttgcaggaaaaaagagttaacaatatttatattGTAGATTTGTAtactctctcagaaaatgaactcacttgcttaagtatgTTGGTTAATGATCCtttcctgtggcacaaaagacttgctcatgcaagtctaaatcagctaaacaaattagtctctaaagacttg GAACATGAAAATaaagccattggattggtaaaaGAATTGACTGAATCCCCAGTACAAGTCAAAGTGGCATCAAAAGAAGGATCAGGTGATAGAACAGGTCCTTCAaatcagggcaacctgacagggggaactagtCAAGGAGAAATTGAATCAAACCCCCTAGAGGAACTTGTTCATGAACCTGTTCCTCA aaacaaacttgataaagatggaacagttacaagaaacaaagCAAGACCGGTGGTACAAGGAtacagccaagaggagggcatagactatgatgagacattTACTCCAGTTGCAAGAttagaggcaatcagactcctcatagcctttgcagcacacatagAATTCACTCTTAATCAGATGAATGTCAAAAGTTCCTTCCTGAATGGCCacctaaaggaagaagtgtttgtgaaacaacctccagggtttgagagtaAGGAATGTactgagcatgtgtacaagttagacaaggctctctatgggctcaagcaggccccaagagcttggtatgaacgactatccaaattcctactggagcatggttacaaaagaggtaaaattgacagtaccttaTTTTTAAGGGAAAAGGGTAAAGATCTCCTTGTTGTGCAAATATATATGGATGACATCACATTTGGGGCTACCATTGATAGGCTGAGTAAGGACTTTGCAAAACTAATAGacagtgagtttgaaatgagcatgatgggtgaacttaacttctttttaggcttgcagatcaaacaaagtccaaatggaaccatgatccatcagcagaagtataCAAAAGAGCTAATCAAAACGTTTAAAATGGAGGAATctaaagaaatagacacacccattgcaactgccaccaAATTAGATATTGATGAACCTGGGTCATCAGtcgatcaaaagttgtataggggtatgattggttcactcttgtatcttactgcaAGCAGACCTGACAtcgttttcagtgtagggctttgtgctc gtttcttagtggacaggaaaagcacctcaggtatggcacatttacttggttcatgtcttgtgtcatgggctaccaaAAAGCAAAATTTTGTGGCCctatctactgctgaagctgagtatgttgttgctgcttcctgttgtgctcaattgctatggtTCAAACAATAG